Sequence from the Segatella copri genome:
GATATTCTGACCGTTTGCGCCGAGCAGCATGTTCTTGCTACGACCCTTGATGAAGACGTTGCCGTCACCATCCATGGTACCGAGGTCGCCTGTATGATACCATCCGTTCTCGTCGATGGTCTGCTTGGTAGCTTCCTCATTCTTATAGTAACCCAACATTACGTTAGGACCCTTGGCAAGGATTTCGCCTGGTACATTCTCTGGATCAGGACTGTCGATGCGGACCATCATGTGGAGGGCAGCCTTACCGCAAGAGCCCGGTACGAAGTTTTTGTAATCCTCGTAGCAGATGATAGGGGCACATTCTGTTGCGCCATATCCTACGGTATATTTGAAACCTACGCTATGGAGGAAACTTTCCACTTCCTGGTTAAAGGCTGCACCACCGATAATCACCTCGTAGAAGTTGCCACCGAAGGCATTGGATACCTGGTCGCATATCTTCTCCTTCACCTTCTTGCTGATTACAGGCATGTGGAGCAGCATACGCATGCGGTTGTTCTGGATCTTAGGGAATACCTTCTTGCGGATAATCTTCTCGATAACCAGAGGTACAGCTATGATGACAGCTGGCTTGATGCGGCCGAATGCCTCGGCGATGATGGCTGGACTAGGGATGCGGGTGAGATAGAAGACGTGGCAGCCCTTGATGAATTCGAAGATAAATTCAAACGCCATGCCGTACATGTGGGCCATCGGCAGGATACTGATGACAGAATCTCCTGGCTTAATCTTCTTACCCAGTACGTTCTCTGCAAAATCTGCATTGCCCCAGAGTGCACGGTATGGAACCATTACTCCCTTGGAGAAACCGGTTGTGCCGCTGGTATAGTTGATCATAGCCAACTCATCCGGATTCTGTTCCATATAGTAGTTGACATGGTTTTTGCGGAAGTACTTAGGATAC
This genomic interval carries:
- a CDS encoding AMP-binding protein, which gives rise to MEIPSFNALIQKSIVDHWDMDALTDYKGATLQYHDVARKIEKLHIMFENSGVVKGDKIALCGRNSANWAVAFLATLTYGAIAVPILHEFMPDQIHNIVNHSDAKLLFVGDVVATQIDATKMPGLEGIIYIPDYSLVVSRTDKLTYAREHLNEMFGIKYPKYFRKNHVNYYMEQNPDELAMINYTSGTTGFSKGVMVPYRALWGNADFAENVLGKKIKPGDSVISILPMAHMYGMAFEFIFEFIKGCHVFYLTRIPSPAIIAEAFGRIKPAVIIAVPLVIEKIIRKKVFPKIQNNRMRMLLHMPVISKKVKEKICDQVSNAFGGNFYEVIIGGAAFNQEVESFLHSVGFKYTVGYGATECAPIICYEDYKNFVPGSCGKAALHMMVRIDSPDPENVPGEILAKGPNVMLGYYKNEEATKQTIDENGWYHTGDLGTMDGDGNVFIKGRSKNMLLGANGQNIYPEEIEDKLNSLALVAESVVVQKGDKLIALVHPDYDEAQTLNLGTKELTDVMEQNRQELNTMIPAYSKVSEIRIHEDEFEKTPKKSIKRFLYTAE